AGGAGGCGCAGCGCGGCCGCCTCGCAAGGCAGACTTGCCGCCCATGCCGGATCAGGCCCATATGAAGGTCGAACACCTCGGCGGGGGAGATGCGTGCTTCAAGCATAGCAGCAATCTGGTCGGGAGACGACCGCTCGGGAACGAGGCCGAGGCGGCGCGCGACCCGTTGAACGTGCGTATCGACGGGGAGTGCCGGGCGTCCGAAGGAGAAAAGCAGGACGCAGCTTGCGGTCTTGCTGCCGACGCCGGGCAGACTGGCGAGCCAGCGCCGCGCTTCGTCAAGCGGGAGGTCGGCGAGAAAGCGCAGGTCGAGCGTGCCGTGCCGCTCCTGGATTGCCGCCAAGGTGCGCTGAATCCGCGCCGCTTTGATCGTCGCCATTCCGCCCGAGCGGATTACCGCCGCCAGTTCCGCGGGAGGAGCGGCAAGCGTTTCCTCCCATGTCGGATAGCGCCCCTTCAGCGCTGCGAAGGCGCGCGCCGCGTTGCGGTCGGAGGTATTCTGCGACAGGATGGTCACGACAAGCTCATCGATCGGGTCGCTCAAGGGCGGACTGCTGCGCCCGTACTGCTCGGCAAGACGGTCGAGGATCCACGGGAGGCGGTCGTCCATGGCGCCGAGACTGTAGCGCATCTGCCCGCTCCGCTGTCGTGCGGCGCGCCGTCGGCCGGCGGGGTCAGTCTGCTGTCGGAGGCGGCCGCGCGCGGAGTAGTCAGCCGGCGCGATCGAGGTTATCATTCTGTTCGCTTCGAGGAGCGCTGCAACGGGCCGTGCCCGCCAGGCTCGAAGCCGTAGTCACTCGCTAACGGCGCTCACGACCTTTTCGTGAAGGAGGGCGTGATGTCTTCCGCCGTCGTCTCCCAGTCGTTCACCGACTACTACGTCGCCGATCTCAGTTTGGCCGAATGGGGGCGCAAAGAGATCGCGATCGCCGAGACGGAGATGCCGGGCTTGATGGCGATCCGCGAGGAGTACGCCGACCTGAAACCGCTGCGCGGCGCGCGGATCGCTGGCAGCTTGCATATGACGATCCAGACCGCGGTCCTGATCGAAACGCTGCAGGCGCTCGGCGCAGAGGTTCGCTGGGCATCCTGCAACATCTTCTCGACGCAGGACCATGCCGCCGCCGCGATCGCCGCCGCCGGCACACCGGTGTTTGCCTACAAAGGCGAGTCGCTCGATGAGTACTGGGAGTTCACCCACCGGATCTTCGACTTCGGCGACGGCCTCTATGCCAACATGATCCTCGATGATGGCGGCGATGCGACGCTGCTCATCCATCTTGGCGCGAAGGCGGAGCGCGACCGCAGCTGCATCTCCCACCCGACGAACGACGAGGAGGCGGCGCTCTTCGCCGCAATCCGCCGCCATCTCGACAAGGACCCGCACTACTATTCGAAGCGGAAGGCTGCGATCCGCGGCGTGACCGAGGAGACGACGACGGGGGTCAAGCGGCTCTATCGGATGCATGCCGAAGGCCAGCTGGGCTTCCCGGCGATCAATGTCAACGACTCGGTGACGAAGTCGAAGTTCGACAATCTGTACGGCTGCCGCGAATCGCTGATCGACGGCATCAAGCGCGCGACCGATGTGATGATCGCGGGCAAGATCGCAGTCGTTTGCGGCTATGGAGATGTGGGGAAAGGCAGCGCAGCAGCGCTCCGTTCACTCTGTGCGCAAGTGTGGGTGACCGAGATCGACCCGATCTGCGCGCTTCAAGCGGCGATGGAAGGGTACCGCGTTGTAACGATGGACTACGCTTGCGACAAGGCGGATATCTTCGTCACCGCCACCGGCAACGTCGATGTGATTACGCACGACCATATGGCGCGGATGAAGAACAACGCCATTGTCTGCAACATCGGCCATTTCGACAGCGAGATCGACGTTGCCAGCTTGCGGAAATACCGCTGGGAGAACATCAAGCCGCAGGTCGACCATGTGATCTTCCCGGATGGCCACCGCATCATCCTGCTAGCTGAAGGGCGATTGGTCAACCTTGGCTGCGGCACCGGCCATCCCAGCTTCGTCATGTCGACCTCCTTCACCAACCAAGTGATTGCGCAGATCGAGCTGTGGACCAACCCCGACAAATACCCGGTCGGCGTCCATGTCCTGCCGAAGCACCTCGATGAGAAGGTGGCGCGGCTGCATCTCAAGAAGCTCGGCGCCGAACTGACCGAACTGACCGATCGGCAGGCGCGCTATATCGGCGTCAACCGCGAAGGCCCCTATAAGCCGGACCATTATCGGTACTAACCGGGGCGCTCCTCGGTTGCGCTGCCGTTGCTCGGCCAGCGGCAGCTGCTTGGAAGAAGGCAGGACGATCGCTAGACTGAAGGCGTGTCGGTGATCGTCTTCTGGCTTGCAGTTGCTGCCGTCGGCATCGCACTCGGAGTAGCGCGTCGCGGCCGACTGGAAGCGCTGCTCGACCTCTCCATTCGCGGCGGTCCGCTTGCGCTCGGCCTGCTCGCGGTGGACCTCGTCGTCTTGCCGCGGCTTGCGCCGCTCTCGCTGCTCGAGCCGGCGCTGCCGTGGGCAGCATTTGCGACGATCGCGGGGCTGCTGGTCATTGCGCTGCTCAACAGAACGGTGTTCCAGCCGCTTCCGCTCTGGCTGCTCGGCATCGGGATGAATGCCGGCTATCTGCTGGCGAACGGCGGGTACGCCTATGTCGTCCGGCCAGCGGCCTTTGCGGCGAGCGTGCCGCTGATCGCGCTGCCGGACTTCGTGGCGGCGCCGTTCCTCGCTGCCTGGCTCCCGCTTCCCGGGGACGGCTGGGTGTCGCCCGGTGATCTTGTCCTTGCTGTCGCCGCGATCTGGGCAGTCCAAGCGGCGATGCGCTCTCGCGCGGCGTGATCGGCCAGCGCGGCCCGTGGCGAGTGCTCGCTCGCCGCGAGGTGTATCGCAACCCCTGGCTTCGGGTCTATGAAGATTCGGTCATTCGCCCCGACGGCCAGCCGGGGATCTACGGCGTGGTCGAGCCGGAGGACAACGCGGCGGTCGTGGCGCTCGACGATGAGGGCCGCGTCGCGCTCATTGCCGAGTTTGTCTACCCGCTCGGGCGGGAGCTGCTGCAGATCCCGAGCGGCGGCGTGCACCCCGGCGAAGACCCGCTCGCGGCCGCCAAGCGCGAGCTGGCGGAGGAGACGGGACTGGCCGCCGAGCGGTGGGTCTCGCTCGGCCGCTTCGCATTCTCGGGCGGCCTCTCGACCCAGATCGGTTATCTGTTCCTTGCTCAGGGCCTCCATCGCGGGCCTGCCCGTCCCGAAGGCACTGAACGGCTGGTCCTGCGCTTTGTCCCTCTCGCCGAAGCGCTTGCCCTCGCTGACCGCAGCGAGATCATCGACTCGCCAAGTCTTGTCGGGCTGTACCGCGCCGCGCGGGTGCTTGGCCGCGAACATCAGCGCGGGGAGTAGCCGCCTCCCGCGGTCGTCTTCCCCGGCGCCGGCGGTGCGAGGCTGCGCGGGGCTTGGAGGACATTCTTCCCAAGATCCCGAGGAAGCGCTGCTCTTCTCAGCCGGCACAGAACATCGTACTGTTTTGGGGAAACACCCCCGACGAAGGAAGCGCTCATGACTCTGACGCGAGATCCCGACGCACCCCCGGAGGCGTCCTTACCGCCTCACGCTCTCGAAGCTTCTGCTGTTCTGGCGGCCTTTGCCAGTTCCCTCGAAGGACTGCGTTCCTCCGAGGCGGAGCGCCGCCGGGCACGCTACGGAGCCAACGTTCTTGCGCCGGCGCGCGGGGACGGGGTTCTGCACATCCTGTGGCGGCAAATCAACAACCCGCTTGTGTTCGTCTTGCTCGGCGCGGCGGCGCTCGCGATTGCGACGGGCAAAGGGATTGATGGCGCGGTCGTGCTCGCCGTTGTCGTCGTCAACGCCATCATCGGCTTTGTCCAAGAGTATCGTGCCGGCAAGGCGATTGCCGCCCTCTCTGCGATGACGCCTGACACGGCGACTGTCCTGCGCGACGGAGAGAAGGTGACTGTGCCCGCCGCTGAGCTCGTGCCCGGCGATATCGTGCTGCTCCAATCGGGCGACCGCGTGCCGGCAGATGTGCGGCTGGTCGTCGAGCGTGGGCTGCGCGTCGAGGAAGCGGCGCTCACGGGCGAGTCGGTGCCGGCCGAGAAAGAGACAGCGCCCCTGCCGCCGGACACGCCGCTCGGTGACCGGCGCAACATGGCGTTTGCCGGCACGTATGTCACCTCAGGCGTTGGGACGGCGGTCGTCGTCGCGACGGGCATGCGCACCGAGCTTGGGCGGATCTCGGCCATGCTTCGCGAGACGACCGAGATCGAAACGCCGCTCACGAAACAGATCGCGGCGGTCAGCCGCTGGATTACGGTCGCGATCCTGATCGTCTCGGCGCTCTTGTTCGCGACGGGGCTGCTGCGCGGCTACCCGGCGGTGGACGCTATCCTCGCGGCGATTACGCTTGCGGTCGGCGCGATCCCGGAAGGACTGCCGGCGGTGATCACGATCGTCCTCGCGATCGGGGTCCGCCGGATGGCCGCGCGCCGCGCGATCGTCCGCCGGCTGGCGGCGGTCGAGACGCTCGGCAGCGCAACCGTCATCTGCTCCGATAAAACCGGCACCCTCACGCGCAACGAGATGATGGTGCAGCACCTTTGGGCGCCGAGCGGCCACTACCGTCTGACCGGCACTGGCTACGCCCCGGAGGGCGCCTTGCTCCATAACGATCAGTCGGTCGCGCCGCCGGACGATGTGGCCGAGCTCGCGCGCGCCGGCGCACTCTGCAGCGACTCGACGGTGCAGCAAAAGGACGGCAAGTGGGTGATCACGGGGGACCCGACCGAGGCCGCGCTCGAGGTCGCCGCGCGGAAGATCCTCGGCGATGTCGCGGCGCTGCGCCGGGATTGGCCGCGGCTCGATGCTATCCCCTTCGAGTCTGAGCGCAAGTTCATGGCGACCCTCCACGCGACACCGAGCGGCGGGCAGGTGATCTACTTGAAGGGGGCGCCCGAAGTCGTTCTGCAGCGGGCGGCGCGGGATGGTGCCGGCGCGCCGCTTGATGCCGCACAGATTGCCGCCCAGGTCGAGGCGTTGGCAGCGCAGGGGCTGCGGGTGCTGGCGCTCGCTGCCAAAGTGCCGGCGGCGCCTCTCGCCGCCCTGAGCGAGGAGGATGTCGCTGGCGGGTTCGTCTTCCTCGGCCTTCAAGGGCTGATCGATCCGCCGCGGCCGGAAGCGATCGCGGCGGTTGCCGCCTGTCACGGCGCAGGGATCACGGTCAAGATGATCACCGGGGACCACGCCAGTACCGCGCTCGCCATCGGCCGGCAGTTAGGGCTGGCCGACGCGGGCGACCGCGCGGTGACTGGCGCCGAACTGGAACGGCTGTCGGATGACGAGATGGTCGACGTCGTTCGGACGGCAAACGTGTTCGCCCGCGTTGCGCCCGAACACAAGCTGCGCCTCGTGCGCGCGCTCCAGCGCCAAGGCGAGGTCGTCGCAATGACGGGCGACGGGGTGAATGATGCGCCCGCGCTCAAGCAGGCGGATATCGGCGTTGCGATGGGCATCACCGGAACGGACGTCTCGAAGGAAGCGGCCGACATCGTCCTCGCCGACGACAACTTCGCCACCATCGCCGCCGCGGTGGAAGAAGGGCGGCGCGCCTACGACAACTTGGTCAAGTCGCTCGCGTTCATCCTGCCGACAAACCTTGCCTTTGCGCTGATCTTCCTCGTCGCGGTCGTCTTCTTCCCCATCGAGGGAGGCAACGCGCTGTTGCCGATGCTGCCGACCCAGCTCCTCTGGATCAATCTCGTCTCGGCGGTGACGCTGGCGCTCCCGCTCGCCGTTGAGGCGATGGAGCCAGATATCATGCGCCGCCCGCCCCGCCGGCCGGACGCGCCGGTCTTCAACCGTTTCGTCGCCTTTCGGACGGTGCTTGTCGCCCTGCTGATCGCGAGCGGAACGCTCGGGCTCTTTCTCGTCCAGTATTTCAGCGAAGTGGGGATCGGGATCGCGCCGGACGTGGCCCTGCGCGAGGCCCAGACAATGGCCGTGACGGCGGTAACGCTGTTCCAGGTCTTCTATCTGCTGCAGTCGCGCTCGCTGCGGGATTCGATCTTCTCGATCGGCCTGTTCAGCAATCCGTGGGTCTACGTCGGCATCGGCGTGCTGCTGGCGCTGCAAGCCGGGTTCATCTACCTGCCGGTGATGAATGTGCTGTTTGGGACGGCGCCGCTCTCGCTGATGAGCCTGCTGGAGGCGGTGCTGGTGGCGTTCCTGATTGTGCCGGTCATCACAGTCGAGAAGGCGATCGCGAGCCGCCTCGCCCGCGAAGCAGCCTGATCACGACGCTTTCGAGCGCGGCGCGTAGAGCTTCAGCTCGCCCCGCCGGAGCCGGTTGCCGACCTTTTGGCGGATCTGCTCAAGGATGGGGAAGTCCCACTCGCCGACAAAGGAGATCGCCGTGCCGGTCCGTCCGGCGCGGGCGGTCCGGCCGATGCGGTGGATGTACTCCTCGACATTGTCGGGCATATCGAAGTTGAAGACGTGGGTGATGCCCTCGACGTCGATGCCGCGCGCCGCAACGTTGGTGGCAACGAGGAGGGGAAGAGAGCCGGCACGGTAGGCATCCATGACGCGGTTGCGCTCGCTTTGCTTCATGCCGCCGTGCAATGCCTGAATAAGGAACCCTTGGTCCCACAGGTCGCGCGTCAAGGTATCGACGCCGCGCTGGGTGCGCCGAAAGATGAGGATGCGCTCATCGCCCGTCATTTCGTCGAGCAGTTCGACGAGCGCGCGCGTTTTGTCGCGTTCGGCCACTTCGTAGTAGATCTGGTCGATCTGCTCAACAACCGGCTGGTCGGGGTCGATCTCCACGAAAACCGGGTCGTTCATGTACCGCCAGACGATCTTGCGGACGAACAGCGGGATCGTCGCTGAGAACAGCCCCGTCTGCCGACTCTTCGGGGTGCGGCGCAGGATCGTCTCGATATCGTCGGCGAAGCCGATGTCGAGCATTTCGTCGCATTCATCGAGGATGACGATGCGGACGTCGCGGAACGTGATCGTTCCGCGGGTGAGGTGGTCGATGATCCGGCCGGGGGTGCCGACGATGACGTGCACCCCCTGGTCGAGGGCATGGATTTGTTTGGCGATCGAGTCGCCGCCGTAGACGGCGAGCACCTTGATGCCGCGGTATTTGCCGATGCGCGTGAGATCGTCGGTTACTTGGCGGGCGAGCTCGCGCGTGGGGACAAGAACCAACGCTTGAACGCCGGGCCGCCGCGGATCGATCTTTTCAGCGATTGGGATGCCGAAGGCGGCAGTCTTGCCGGTGCCCGTCTTGGCGCGGCCGACGACATCGCGGCCTTCGAGAAACGGCGGGATCGCTTCGCGCTGGATCGGGGTCGGAGCGAGGTAGCCCATCTCGCGGAGCGCGCGCGCGACAGGGGCGCTGAGGGTCAGGTCGCCGAAGGTTCCCGTTTGCGGAGCAGAGAGACGATAGTCTGCCGCAGTGAGCGGATGTTCAGGCAAAGCAATCACTTGGTCCTTCCAAGGTCGTTCGGCGCGGCTGAGAGAAGAAAAAAGGGACGAGCCGCCCTGCGCTCGTCCCCCTCGCCGCTCTCGGTTGTGCTCTCATCTTCTTTCAGTATATCGATGCGGCCAAGCATGCTGCAACTATCCGGTTTGGGCAGTTTTTTCTATACTCTCTTGACAAGGAGAGAGGAATGGCCGGCGCAATCCTCGATTTGGCGCTTTTTCCGCTTAACTCGGTGCTCTACCCCGGCGGCCAGATCGCGCTCCATATTTTTGAACCGCGCTACCGCTTGATGATTGGCCGCTGCATCGAGGAGAACCTGCCGTTCGGTGTGGTGCTGATCCGCGAAGGGCAGGAAGTAGGCGAACCGGCAGTCCCGTATGAGGTCGGCACGGTCGCGAGCATCAGCCAGCATGTCAAGAAGCCGGATGGCCGCTACGATTTGACCGCGATTGGGCTAGAGCGGTTTCGAGTCCTGACGATCCTGCAGGAGCGCCCCTATCTCGTGGCGCGCGTCCAGCTCGAGCCCGATCTGGTTGGCCCGGCCGACGAACTCGGCACGCGCGCCAGCGAAGTGCACGGGCTGTTTGAAACCTACGTCGAGCGCTTGCGCGAGATGAGCAATGGCAAGCTCGATGCGATCGAGGTGCCCACGGACCCCGAGGCGCTGGCGTGGTTTGTCGCCGCGACGCTGCCGATCGCGATGACGGAGAAGCAGGCGCTTCTTGAGCAGCCGAGCACGGTCTCCCGCTTGGCTGCTGAGGCGGAGATCCTGCGCCGCGAGCTCACCTTCCTCCGCTTCGGGGCGCTCTCGGTCGAAGATCGCAACCGTCTGATTGCTCGCCCCCGCTCCCTCAACTGACGCTCGGAGCGCGCTGCTGCGCGAGGGCAGCGAGGAAGTCGTCGCTGGTGAGGAGGGTGCCGATGTTGGCGAGGTTCTTGAGCGACGCCTCGTGCAGCGCTTGGCTGAAGCTGGCGACGCAGTCGGTCAGGGTCACGACGTGCCAGCCGCGCATGATGGCGTCGCGGGCGGTGCCTTCGACGACGCCGTTGGTTGCGATCCCGGTGAAGACGAGTGTCTCGATGCCGAGGGCGGTCAAGATCTTCTCGAGCTCTGTCTGATACATCGCCGAATAGCCCCATTTGCGGACGAGATAGTTGGGCGGCGGCAGGTCGGCGACGAGCGCATGGCCGGGCGTGCCGGCACGAAATCCTTCTTCTTCCAGCCAAGGGCGGAGCTGGCGCAGATGGCCAAGCCCCATCGCCTTGCCGTCGAGGTCGGTGAGGACGGTCAGCTGGGTGGCGACGATCGGGATGCGGTGTGTCCGGCAGGCGTTCATTACGCGGGCGATGCGGGGGATGAGCGGCTGCACCGCTGCCACGTCGAAGCCATGCCGGGCGTACGCGCCGTTGGGGTCGCAGAAGTCGCGCTGCATGTCCATCACCATCAAAACCGGCCGTGTCACGGTCATCGTTTCCCCCTCTTCTAAGGGCAGAGTGGCTCAGGCGGCCTGGGCTGCGCCGCCTCGATGCAGATAGCGCCCGGCACCCGGCGTTCCGACCACTGTCCCGTCGCGCATGATCACCTGTCCGCGCAGGATCGTCATCACGGGCCAGCCTTTGAGCGTCCAGCCGTCGTAGAGCGAATAGTCAGCGCTGCTCTGGAAGATGGCGGCGTCGGCGACCTGCTCGCGGTCGAGGTCAATGAGGCAGAGATCGGCGTCGGCCCCGAGGCGAATGCTGCCCTTGGTCGCGCCGAGCCCGAACAGCCGCGCGGGATTGGCCGCCGTCAGCGCAGCGACACGCCCGAGCGAGAGGCCGCGGCGGTGGACGCCCTCGCTCAGCAGCACCGGCAGGATGGAGGCCGTGCCGGGGAAGCCGGCGCTCGCTGTCCAGATCGACCCCGTCTTCTTGGCGCGCCGGCGCGGCACGTGGTCCGAGCCGACGGTGTCGAGCGTGCCGTCAGCGAGCCCTTCCCAGAGGGCATCGATATCGGCGCGGGCGCGCAGCGGCGGGTTCACCTTGCCGAGGGAGCCGAGGGGCGAGTCTTTGGTGTGGGTGAGGTAGTGGGGGCAGGTCTCGGCGGCGATGGGATGGCCGGGGTAGCGGGCGCGCATCCAGCGAACGGCGTCGAGCGCCTCAGCGCCGCTGATGTGGACGAAGTAGACCGGGCAGCCGGTCTGCTTGGCATAGTAGGCTGCGCGCAGGATGCATTCCGCTTCGACGATGGCGGGGCGGGATTCGTCCCACGCGGCGAGGTCATCGCGGCCGGCCGCCTGCAGCTGCGCGCGCAGCTGCCAGACAATCTCGATGTTCTCGGGATGGATGCAGGCGATGGCGCCGGGGTGACGGGCGACTTCCTGAAGGTAGCGGTAGAGGTAGCCGTCGTCCGTTCCGGTGATGCCGAGATAGGCGCCTTCGTCGCCCCGAAAGCTGGTGAAGAACTTGAACGACGCGATGCCGGCCTCGCGGACATAGCGGCCGAGGTCGGCGAGATGCTGGGGCGAGCAGGGCACCGCATGGAAGCCGTAGTCGACGAACGCCATCCGGTCAGCGGCTGCCCGCGCTTCGGCGAAGATGGGAAAGTAATCCTCGCCCGACATCAGATAGGTGAGCACGGTGGTGACGCCGCCGGCGGCCGCCGAGCGCGTTTCTGTCTCCCAGTCGGCGAGCCCCTGACCGAGCCCGATATGGAGGTGCGGGTCGACGAGGCCGGGCAGCACGTACCGCCCGGCGGCATCGATCGTGGTTGCGCCGGTGAGCGTGCCCGGCGCCGCGATCGCGGCGATCCGTCCGTCCGCAATCCCGAGGTCCGCCCGCTGCTCGCTGCCGTCAGGCAGCACGACTGTTCCGCCCGCTACCACGGTGTCGACATGCGTCATCCCGTCCTCCATCGCTTGTTCTGGCGCCCTCCCAGAGGGGGAGGGTCGTGAGCTCGATAGGTGTCCCCGCGGGCACAGCCGTGGGGCAAACGCGGGGTGCCGTCGGCCGGCTGCTCGGCAGAGAGCGGGCCGTGCGTTGGGGCGGATGCTGAGCGGTATGCTCGTGCCGTGCCCGGCGAGCTCGGCGTGGTCGGTCGCCTTGCGCTTCCCGAGCGGGCGGATGAACGCATGCTCGCGCCGGGCAATTGCTAGGTCGCCGCGGCGATAAACAGGCCCGGGCTGCCGAACGGGAGCATGCTCCGGCCGATCTTGCCGCCCAGACCAGCCACCCGGACTGTGCTGGTGCCGTTCGCTTCGGGCTGGCCGCGCAGAGAGCCGGCTTGGGCATCGGCTCGATGCCCGAGGTGGCAGGGTTCTCGAACCGGAGCGCGCCACGGTCGGCGACAACGAACGCGCAGCTAGGCTTTGCGGTCCAGCCGCAGCTGCGCTTCAAGCGACCCGCTTCCCGGTGCCGCTCCGCCATTGCGCCTTCCTCCCGCGCAGTTCTACGTCGCCTCGGCGCGATCGATCAAGCGGCTGCTCGGCGAGACCGTGCGCGCCACGCTGCAGGGTCGGCGATCGCGGATTCCACTCGGTTCTACAAGAAGTTGTGGGAGGAGAGAAAAACGGGCCTAAATAGGCCGCTTGCCTGTTGACAAGAGGGAAAGGACCTGGTATCGTTCTCCCTTGCCATGTGCCAGATATGGCGCTTGGCTGGATAAAAACTGTCAAGATGTGGTCGAGGGTAGCTCGTGCGCTGTCCATTCTGCCATCAAGGCGATAGCCGTGTTATCTCCTCGCGAGAGGGGGCCGGGATGATCCGCCGCCGGCGGGTCTGTCCCTCGTGCGGGCAGCGCTTTACCACCCGCGAATGCCTTGTCCAGCCCACCGTGCTGATCGTGAAGAAAGATGGCCGGCGTGAGCCGTTTGACCGGGACAAGCTCCTGCGCGGCATTCAGCTTGCGTGCACCAAGCGGCCAGTGGCGGCAGAGGCCATTGAGCAAGCGGTCGCGGCAGTGGAAGCGGCCCTCTTCGCGCGCGGCGAAGCAGAACTGCCGAGCAGCCTTGTGGGCGAGCTTGTGCTCGAGCAGTTAGCGCGCCTCGACGCTGTCGCCTATGTCCGCTTCGCCTCGGTCTATCGGCAGTTTCCCGACCTCGCTGCGCTCCAAGCGGAGATCGGCGCGCTGACAGGGGAGCTGCCTGCCCCCACGGCCGGAGCGCTGGCCGCTGCCGGCCAGCGCGCTTCCGCCAGTTCCTAACCTCGCGCAATCCGGAACTCTCTGAGAGAATTGGGGAAGGAGTGTCTATGCCCACTGCTGCGATCGTCCCGAAATGGCCCCGTCCTGCCGAAGAAGGCAGGTGGACCGAAGCAGCGTTGAAAGTGCTGCGGGAGCGCTATCTGCGCAAAGATGCGACGGGGCAGGTGGTCGAAACCCCCGAGGAAGCCTGCTGGCGCGTCGCTTGCGCGATCGCCGAGGCAGAGTATCTCCATGGCGCAGACGACGCGACCGTGCGGGCGAGCGCCGAGCGTTTCTACCGCTTGATGGTGCGCGGGGTGTTTCTGCCGAATTCCCCTACCCTCATGAACGCGGGAAAAGGCAACGGTCTCCAGTATTCGGCCTGCTATGTCCTTCCGGTCGAAGACAGCTTGGAAGGCATCTTCGAGAGCATCAAGCGCGCCGCCATCATCCATAAGTCGGGAGGCGGGACGGGCTTCTCCTTCAGCCGGCTGCGCAGCAAGGATGCCGTCGTCTCGACGACGGGCGGCAAAGCGAGCGGCCCGGTCAGCTTCCTGCGCGTCTTCGACGCTGCCACCGAAGCGGTGAAGCAGGGCGGAACGCGGCGTGGCGCGAACATGGGCATCCTGCGCGTCGACCATCCCGACATCCTCGAATTTATCGACTGCAAGCGGGACGGCGGCATCACGAACTTCAATATCTCAGTCGCCATCACCGACGCCTTCATGAAGGCGCTCGAGAGCGGGAGCGACTACGCCCTGATCGCTCCTGACACGGGCAAGGAAGTGGGGCGCCT
This Dehalococcoidia bacterium DNA region includes the following protein-coding sequences:
- the nrdR gene encoding transcriptional regulator NrdR → MRCPFCHQGDSRVISSREGAGMIRRRRVCPSCGQRFTTRECLVQPTVLIVKKDGRREPFDRDKLLRGIQLACTKRPVAAEAIEQAVAAVEAALFARGEAELPSSLVGELVLEQLARLDAVAYVRFASVYRQFPDLAALQAEIGALTGELPAPTAGALAAAGQRASASS